The Fervidicoccaceae archaeon genome contains a region encoding:
- a CDS encoding twin-arginine translocase TatA/TatE family subunit, which produces MPLSLGTPEILIILAIALLILGPSKLPQLARSLGEALREYRRAVSGEENRPRAERMPEVDDELLLKLAERLGVSREGKTPEELKREILEKARESGLLEEARGSS; this is translated from the coding sequence TTGCCCCTGAGCCTCGGAACCCCGGAGATCCTGATAATACTGGCCATAGCCCTTCTCATACTGGGCCCGAGCAAATTGCCGCAGCTGGCCAGGTCCCTGGGAGAGGCGCTCAGGGAGTATAGAAGAGCGGTTAGCGGGGAGGAGAACAGGCCTCGGGCCGAGAGGATGCCCGAGGTAGACGACGAGCTCCTCCTCAAGTTGGCCGAGAGGCTCGGCGTGAGCCGCGAAGGTAAGACGCCTGAAGAGCTCAAGCGCGAAATCCTAGAGAAGGCCAGAGAGAGCGGCCTCTTAGAGGAGGCGAGAGGTTCTAGTTAA